TACAAGAACTTCTTCTGAAGAGATCACTTTTGCAAGCTCTGCAGACTTTCCATTCCCCAAATCCGCAAAGAGCCCAAGGTCGAACGCGTAGATCTTTACATCCGAATCATTCGGGTTTTCTATCTCCACTTTGGAGCTGATCACCATTTTAGGAACAGGAGGAAAAGGAAGAATATCTATCCTTTCTATCTTTGTCTCTAAGATCTTATATTTGCAGGTCTGTAGGTTTTTTATATTTTCTCTGATTCCGAAGCAGGAGGAGAGAAGGAGCGGGATCGCCAAAAGGCAAGCGGAGAGCCCGGCGATCTTGCCAGGCTCTCTTTTCAAAAGATCAAAATACATCAAGGATTCCATCCGGTGGAAATCAATACTTTGCCTCGAGTCATATTTTGAGAATATTCTTGGATCGCTTTGTCCGCTTCCTTCAATGGAATGCGAGCTGCGATCTCAGTTTGGAATTCTTTGCCCAGAAGAGAACGAACCTCTGAAGTGATCCTCCAAAGACGGAAAGGACTCTGAGCGGGCATCCAAGAAGAAAGCCAGAAACCTTCTAACTTCTTATCTTGAAAAATTCCTAATCCGGCATGAAAGCTAATCGGCTCTTCGGACAATGCACCGTATACAACACACTTACTTGCATACGGCATAGCGGCCAAGGCTCTACCTGTGATCTCCCCTGCGACTGCATCCAATAGAATTGTTGCTCCCAATTTATTGGCAGTCACTCTTAACTCTCTATCGAAATTCGGGGAACTGGAATCCAGAACGTATTCTGCTCCAAGAGACTTGAGAAGATCCACTTGTTCTTTTCTTCTGACTATATGAATGCCCGGGATTTTTTTCTTATTGGATAAACGAAGAAGCATTCTTCCTAATGCAGAAGCCGCTCCGGTTTGCACATACGCTTTATGCTTTTCACGGACAACCTGATCCAGCAACGCCCAAGCAGTGATCGGGTTAACAAAGAGACAAGCGCCTTGTTCTAAAGTAGTTTCTTTATTTAATGGAATACAAGAATATCCGTCGGTAATCATATACTCCGCGTACGGTCCATCGCCTTTGTTGGGAGAAATGCAAGCAACAGGTTTTCCTAATAGAGAATTCGCTCTCCATCCTCCCCCGCTTTTTACGACTACTCCGCTGCCTTCGAATCCTGGAACGACCGGGAGCTTCTTCTTGATTCCATACAATCCCCTCATGAACATCAAATCCGAAGGATTGATGGAGCCTGAATGGATCCTAACGAGCACCTCTCCCTTTTTTAAGGGTCGGATCTCTTTTTCTACGATCTTGGCCCTGCCCGGTTCGTTGCTGTATTCTTTCAATTCGTACGCTAAGTACGATTTCGGTATTTCTATCTTTGCCATCTTCTCACTCTTCCTCTTTAAGCCTCGTCTTCTAGCATCAGCCTTCGGATCGGGGTTGTTTCGTTTTTCAGAATATAGTTTTGGATAAATTCTTCTGCATCTTCCTTGGTTTTTAAGGAAAACCAAAGGCCTTCTGGGTAAGAGACCTGGACTGGGCCGAGCTCGCATCTATCTAGACAGCCGGACCTCTGGATTCGGATCTTATCCTTAAATCCCAGTTCCTGTAGTCTTTTCTTCATATAGGCGAGTAATTGGGGGGAGCCCTTAGGTCCGCAGGAAGGCCTTTCGCCTTCCGCTCTTACGTTTTCGC
Above is a window of Leptospira semungkisensis DNA encoding:
- a CDS encoding zinc-binding dehydrogenase: MEIPKSYLAYELKEYSNEPGRAKIVEKEIRPLKKGEVLVRIHSGSINPSDLMFMRGLYGIKKKLPVVPGFEGSGVVVKSGGGWRANSLLGKPVACISPNKGDGPYAEYMITDGYSCIPLNKETTLEQGACLFVNPITAWALLDQVVREKHKAYVQTGAASALGRMLLRLSNKKKIPGIHIVRRKEQVDLLKSLGAEYVLDSSSPNFDRELRVTANKLGATILLDAVAGEITGRALAAMPYASKCVVYGALSEEPISFHAGLGIFQDKKLEGFWLSSWMPAQSPFRLWRITSEVRSLLGKEFQTEIAARIPLKEADKAIQEYSQNMTRGKVLISTGWNP
- a CDS encoding (2Fe-2S) ferredoxin domain-containing protein, coding for MYFKKHVFVCENVRAEGERPSCGPKGSPQLLAYMKKRLQELGFKDKIRIQRSGCLDRCELGPVQVSYPEGLWFSLKTKEDAEEFIQNYILKNETTPIRRLMLEDEA